One window of Hydractinia symbiolongicarpus strain clone_291-10 chromosome 3, HSymV2.1, whole genome shotgun sequence genomic DNA carries:
- the LOC130635470 gene encoding uncharacterized protein LOC130635470, whose protein sequence is MDSSEESSCASEHSEVYSSETDESICKGCYDNEPEYTESQLKNICSSKTANDISDDDEDEDLDSSRLENLHWCKCKKCDIHELMTVEECKCCLEFTTLLGEKLEENTCITLHKDFNIL, encoded by the exons ATGGATAGCAGCGAAGAAAGTAGTTGTGCTAGTGAACATAGCGAAGTATATAGTTCTGAAACAGATGAAAGTATTTGCAAAGGGTGTTATGATAACGAACCTGAATATACTGAAAGTCAGTTGAAAAACATTTGTTCATCAAAAACTGCGAATGATATTTCAGACGACGACGAAGATGAGGATTTAGACTCAAGCAGGTTAGAAAACTTACATTGGTGTAAGtgtaaaaaatgtgatataCACGAGTTAATGACTGTTGAAGAATGCAAGTGTTGTTTGGAGTTTACAACTTTACTGGGAGAAAAGCTGGAAGAGAATACATGTATTACCTTGcataaagattttaatattcttt ga
- the LOC130636530 gene encoding uncharacterized protein LOC130636530 isoform X3: MNLKRLFMSGNTTPLPWRLLTALLLVMVFDTMNMTMIFSFLPKLVKSFGTSEADTGYYAGIIASSMGIGQTIFSLIWGSIADGKGKKTTLIASTASMMIATLAFGFSRSFTWAVTTRFIVGASLGISLISKSIIADVCDDTNMAFAMTILLSTVSVGFIIGPSLAGFLAFPAEQYPDTFSQDSVFGRFGILLPNLVLAIGLAIGIILIVLFIPNKTRTKNGGTPLLNSSTQTKEDLITRAVENATGEKKSSQYATFSLHSKDNAQQRGWRTWLTKVKTYKLIKLICTKDYARVNVVYFTIGMNAFGNHEILPLFAASSTEYHGMGFSTSKIGLTLLMVSACFLPCQLSIIPKIIRRYGSRKHLYVHGHLFWLILFPTELLRGWLW; the protein is encoded by the exons atgaatttaaagagATTGTTCATGTCTGGAAACACAACACCATTACCTTGGAGGCTTCTTACTGCTCTACTACTAGTCATG GTATTTGATACTATGAATATGACAATGATATTTTCATTCCTACCTAAACTGGTGAAG tcTTTTGGAACATCAGAAGCTGATACAG GCTATTATGCAGGTATCATTGCATCTTCTATGGGTATCGGACAAACAATCTTCAG TTTAATCTGGGGAAGCATTGCAGATGGTAAAGGGAAAAAAACGACCTTAATCGCTTCAACAGCATCAATGATGATTGCTACACTTGCATTTGGATTTAGTCGTAGCTTTACTTGGGCAGTTACTACGCGATTTATTGTGGGAGCATCTTTAG GTATTTCTCTAATTTCAAAATCAATAATTGCAGATGTTTGTGACGATACAAATATGGCGTTTGCCATGACAATCTTACTTTCGACAGTTTCGGTTGGTTTCATTATTGGACCAAGCTTAGCAG gttttttggcaTTCCCGGCTGAACAATATCCAGATACGTTTTCTCAAG ATTCTGTTTTTGGAAGATTTGGTATTCTTCTCCCAAATTTAGTTCTAGCTATTGGTTTGGCTATTGGAATCATTctcattgttttatttatccCAAACAAAACCAG GACTAAAAATGGAGGCACGCCATTACTAAATTCTTCAACTCAGACGAAAGAGGATTTAATTACTCGCGCGGTTGAAAATGCTACAGGAGAAAAGAAAAGCTCACAATACGCCACCTTTAGTTTGCACTCAAAAGATAATGCTCAACAACGTGGCTGGAGGACATGGTTAACGAAGGTTAAAACATATAAACTGATAAAACTAATTTG CACTAAAGATTATGCACGAGTTAATGTGGTATATTTCACTATTGGTATGAACGCATTCGGGAATCATGAAATACTCCCATTGTTTGCTGCTAGTTCCACTGAATATC ATGGTATGGGCTTCTCTACGTCAAAAATCGGACTGACGCTTCTAATGGTGTCGGCGTGCTTCCTGCCATGTCAATTGTCGATCATACCCAAA ATCATAAGACGTTATGGATCGAGAAAG CATTTGTATGTCCATGGACACCTATTTTGGTTAATATTATTTCCAACAG AACTGCTGCGTGGATGGCTGTGGTAG
- the LOC130636530 gene encoding uncharacterized protein LOC130636530 isoform X2: MNLKRLFMSGNTTPLPWRLLTALLLVMSFGTSEADTGYYAGIIASSMGIGQTIFSLIWGSIADGKGKKTTLIASTASMMIATLAFGFSRSFTWAVTTRFIVGASLGISLISKSIIADVCDDTNMAFAMTILLSTVSVGFIIGPSLAGFLAFPAEQYPDTFSQDSVFGRFGILLPNLVLAIGLAIGIILIVLFIPNKTRTKNGGTPLLNSSTQTKEDLITRAVENATGEKKSSQYATFSLHSKDNAQQRGWRTWLTKVKTYKLIKLICTKDYARVNVVYFTIGMNAFGNHEILPLFAASSTEYHGMGFSTSKIGLTLLMVSACFLPCQLSIIPKIIRRYGSRKTLIGCNLLLAFVCPWTPILVNIISNRTAAWMAVVVVSFLQRLCMATVFVSINILLNNSVSPDLLGSANGFSMIFLSLGRMIAPLIVGSTYSWSLKNILDVSSNYNPIGFPFDQHFSFYVLSMMAIFNSFLASKISPTLDKKKIMSSVIPLNRDAVRNAPESTL; this comes from the exons atgaatttaaagagATTGTTCATGTCTGGAAACACAACACCATTACCTTGGAGGCTTCTTACTGCTCTACTACTAGTCATG tcTTTTGGAACATCAGAAGCTGATACAG GCTATTATGCAGGTATCATTGCATCTTCTATGGGTATCGGACAAACAATCTTCAG TTTAATCTGGGGAAGCATTGCAGATGGTAAAGGGAAAAAAACGACCTTAATCGCTTCAACAGCATCAATGATGATTGCTACACTTGCATTTGGATTTAGTCGTAGCTTTACTTGGGCAGTTACTACGCGATTTATTGTGGGAGCATCTTTAG GTATTTCTCTAATTTCAAAATCAATAATTGCAGATGTTTGTGACGATACAAATATGGCGTTTGCCATGACAATCTTACTTTCGACAGTTTCGGTTGGTTTCATTATTGGACCAAGCTTAGCAG gttttttggcaTTCCCGGCTGAACAATATCCAGATACGTTTTCTCAAG ATTCTGTTTTTGGAAGATTTGGTATTCTTCTCCCAAATTTAGTTCTAGCTATTGGTTTGGCTATTGGAATCATTctcattgttttatttatccCAAACAAAACCAG GACTAAAAATGGAGGCACGCCATTACTAAATTCTTCAACTCAGACGAAAGAGGATTTAATTACTCGCGCGGTTGAAAATGCTACAGGAGAAAAGAAAAGCTCACAATACGCCACCTTTAGTTTGCACTCAAAAGATAATGCTCAACAACGTGGCTGGAGGACATGGTTAACGAAGGTTAAAACATATAAACTGATAAAACTAATTTG CACTAAAGATTATGCACGAGTTAATGTGGTATATTTCACTATTGGTATGAACGCATTCGGGAATCATGAAATACTCCCATTGTTTGCTGCTAGTTCCACTGAATATC ATGGTATGGGCTTCTCTACGTCAAAAATCGGACTGACGCTTCTAATGGTGTCGGCGTGCTTCCTGCCATGTCAATTGTCGATCATACCCAAA ATCATAAGACGTTATGGATCGAGAAAG ACCCTCATCGGATGTAATCTTTTGTTAGCATTTGTATGTCCATGGACACCTATTTTGGTTAATATTATTTCCAACAG AACTGCTGCGTGGATGGCTGTGGTAGTTGTTTCATTTTTGCAAAGATTATGTATGGCAACTGTCTTTGTTTCAATTAATATTCTACTTAATAATTCAGTTTCACCAGATCTTTTGGGATCAGCAAATGGCTTTTCAATGATTTTCCTATCACTCGGAAG aaTGATTGCACCACTTATCGTCGGCAGCACGTATTCTTGGTCACTGAAAAACATTCTTGACGTTTCGTCTAATTATAATCCAATAGGATTTCCATTCGAtcagcatttttcattttatgtTTTGTCTATGATGGCAATATTTAATAGTTTCTTGGCTTCAAAAATCTCACCTACATTGGACAAAAAGAAGATAATGTCATCTGTAATACCGCTGAACAGGGATGCAGTACGAAATGCTCCAGAAAGTACACTATAA
- the LOC130636530 gene encoding uncharacterized protein LOC130636530 isoform X1 — translation MNLKRLFMSGNTTPLPWRLLTALLLVMVFDTMNMTMIFSFLPKLVKSFGTSEADTGYYAGIIASSMGIGQTIFSLIWGSIADGKGKKTTLIASTASMMIATLAFGFSRSFTWAVTTRFIVGASLGISLISKSIIADVCDDTNMAFAMTILLSTVSVGFIIGPSLAGFLAFPAEQYPDTFSQDSVFGRFGILLPNLVLAIGLAIGIILIVLFIPNKTRTKNGGTPLLNSSTQTKEDLITRAVENATGEKKSSQYATFSLHSKDNAQQRGWRTWLTKVKTYKLIKLICTKDYARVNVVYFTIGMNAFGNHEILPLFAASSTEYHGMGFSTSKIGLTLLMVSACFLPCQLSIIPKIIRRYGSRKTLIGCNLLLAFVCPWTPILVNIISNRTAAWMAVVVVSFLQRLCMATVFVSINILLNNSVSPDLLGSANGFSMIFLSLGRMIAPLIVGSTYSWSLKNILDVSSNYNPIGFPFDQHFSFYVLSMMAIFNSFLASKISPTLDKKKIMSSVIPLNRDAVRNAPESTL, via the exons atgaatttaaagagATTGTTCATGTCTGGAAACACAACACCATTACCTTGGAGGCTTCTTACTGCTCTACTACTAGTCATG GTATTTGATACTATGAATATGACAATGATATTTTCATTCCTACCTAAACTGGTGAAG tcTTTTGGAACATCAGAAGCTGATACAG GCTATTATGCAGGTATCATTGCATCTTCTATGGGTATCGGACAAACAATCTTCAG TTTAATCTGGGGAAGCATTGCAGATGGTAAAGGGAAAAAAACGACCTTAATCGCTTCAACAGCATCAATGATGATTGCTACACTTGCATTTGGATTTAGTCGTAGCTTTACTTGGGCAGTTACTACGCGATTTATTGTGGGAGCATCTTTAG GTATTTCTCTAATTTCAAAATCAATAATTGCAGATGTTTGTGACGATACAAATATGGCGTTTGCCATGACAATCTTACTTTCGACAGTTTCGGTTGGTTTCATTATTGGACCAAGCTTAGCAG gttttttggcaTTCCCGGCTGAACAATATCCAGATACGTTTTCTCAAG ATTCTGTTTTTGGAAGATTTGGTATTCTTCTCCCAAATTTAGTTCTAGCTATTGGTTTGGCTATTGGAATCATTctcattgttttatttatccCAAACAAAACCAG GACTAAAAATGGAGGCACGCCATTACTAAATTCTTCAACTCAGACGAAAGAGGATTTAATTACTCGCGCGGTTGAAAATGCTACAGGAGAAAAGAAAAGCTCACAATACGCCACCTTTAGTTTGCACTCAAAAGATAATGCTCAACAACGTGGCTGGAGGACATGGTTAACGAAGGTTAAAACATATAAACTGATAAAACTAATTTG CACTAAAGATTATGCACGAGTTAATGTGGTATATTTCACTATTGGTATGAACGCATTCGGGAATCATGAAATACTCCCATTGTTTGCTGCTAGTTCCACTGAATATC ATGGTATGGGCTTCTCTACGTCAAAAATCGGACTGACGCTTCTAATGGTGTCGGCGTGCTTCCTGCCATGTCAATTGTCGATCATACCCAAA ATCATAAGACGTTATGGATCGAGAAAG ACCCTCATCGGATGTAATCTTTTGTTAGCATTTGTATGTCCATGGACACCTATTTTGGTTAATATTATTTCCAACAG AACTGCTGCGTGGATGGCTGTGGTAGTTGTTTCATTTTTGCAAAGATTATGTATGGCAACTGTCTTTGTTTCAATTAATATTCTACTTAATAATTCAGTTTCACCAGATCTTTTGGGATCAGCAAATGGCTTTTCAATGATTTTCCTATCACTCGGAAG aaTGATTGCACCACTTATCGTCGGCAGCACGTATTCTTGGTCACTGAAAAACATTCTTGACGTTTCGTCTAATTATAATCCAATAGGATTTCCATTCGAtcagcatttttcattttatgtTTTGTCTATGATGGCAATATTTAATAGTTTCTTGGCTTCAAAAATCTCACCTACATTGGACAAAAAGAAGATAATGTCATCTGTAATACCGCTGAACAGGGATGCAGTACGAAATGCTCCAGAAAGTACACTATAA